The Bradyrhizobium guangxiense genomic sequence GCGACCTGGGTGACCTTCACGCCCTGCTTCCTCTGGATCTTCGTCGGCGCGCCCTATATCGAGCGCCTGCGCGGCAACAAAGGTTTGGCCGGCGCGCTCAGCGCCATCACCGCCGCCGTCGTCGGCGTCATCCTCAACCTCTCGATCTGGTTCGCGCTCCACACGCTATTCCGCGAGACCGTGCCGGTGCATGCGTTTCCGCTGAACTTCGACATGCCGGTGCTGAGAAGCGTCGATGTGCCGGCGCTGGTGCTGGCGATCGCGGCAGCAACCGCCATCTTCCGGCTCAAGCTGGGGATGCTGACGGTGCTGGCGGGAAGCTGCGCGGCGGGCGTGGCGCTACGTCTGGCGGGGGGGATCTAAGATGGCCATGTCGTCGCGTCCGGTTTGCTGTCGGAAGCCGACGTCGAAGCCGACAGGGCTGCATGGCAGCTTTGGGCCAACAGGAGACTCATGCGGTACATCGACAAATGTCATTCGATCACATCGTCTGCGCGAGCGACCAGCGAAGGTGGAATCTCGATACCAAAGGTCTTCGCAGTTTTGAGATTAATGAACAGTTCAAACTTGGTGGGTTGTTCAACCGGCAAGTCAGCAGGCTTCACGCCTTTGAGTATCTTATCCACATAGGCAACGCAGCGCCGATTGAAGTCCATAATGTCTGCTCCATAGGACATGAACCCACCGAGTTGTACAAACTCCTTTCCCATCGCCACTATGGGCAGCCGATGCTCTCCCGCTAGTTCGACAATGCGTTTACGTTGATTGTAAAGCATCGGGCTCGGAAATATGAGAATGGCGTCCGCACGTTCTCCAATAATCGTGGAAAATGCGCGATCCAAATCGTCAGGGACATGCACAGCAACAAGTCGAAGCTGAACTCCCAGGGTCAGTGCAGCCTCATTTGCCTCTGTCACCATGTCATTCATCGTGCGCTCGCCATAGGCGCTTGGGTGCCAAAGAACCGCCACCTGGGAAGTTGTGGGTAGTGCTTCCTTGAGCAAGGCTAGGCGCTTGGGGACAAGCTGCGGGCCGAGGAAGGTCAACCCAGTGATGTTTCCCTGGGGTCGAGCGAGGCTCGCCACCAGCCCGTCTCCTACAGGATCGCCCATAACCGGTACGACAATGGGAATAGTGGTGGTAGCTTGCTGTGCGGCACGCGCGGCGGGGGTATTCGACGCGACGATGAGATCGACTTTAAGGCGGACCAATTCACTCGCCAGCGCCGGAAACCGCTCGACGTTCAAGTCCGCAGCTCGAACCTCGACGAGCACGTTCTGGCCATC encodes the following:
- a CDS encoding ABC transporter substrate-binding protein, yielding MKRRELLGVIGGAAAWPLGVWAQQPKNVPRIGFLVTGSIESPEARAALKAFDQGLREFGYVDGQNVLVEVRAADLNVERFPALASELVRLKVDLIVASNTPAARAAQQATTTIPIVVPVMGDPVGDGLVASLARPQGNITGLTFLGPQLVPKRLALLKEALPTTSQVAVLWHPSAYGERTMNDMVTEANEAALTLGVQLRLVAVHVPDDLDRAFSTIIGERADAILIFPSPMLYNQRKRIVELAGEHRLPIVAMGKEFVQLGGFMSYGADIMDFNRRCVAYVDKILKGVKPADLPVEQPTKFELFINLKTAKTFGIEIPPSLVARADDVIE